In one window of Armatimonadota bacterium DNA:
- a CDS encoding TIGR00282 family metallophosphoesterase — protein MNILFIGDIVGRPGRRALQRALPELVERWQPDFVIANGENAAAGFGITASVAEEILAPGVDVITTGNHVWNKKEAEQFLAQESRVLRPANYPPEAPGRGAGVFESRSGVPVAVINLCGRVFMECLDCPFREVERQIAELGEAARAIVVDMHGEATSEKLAMGWMVDGRVSAVIGTHTHVQTADAQVMPGGTAYITDVGMVGPRDSVLGIEPSTVIERFTRQMPKKFELARGPVVIGAAVIEIDEETGRARSIKTLQEVEPDPLVESAAEGQN, from the coding sequence ATGAACATACTCTTCATCGGGGACATCGTGGGCCGCCCCGGGCGCCGCGCGCTCCAGCGCGCGCTGCCGGAGTTGGTCGAACGCTGGCAGCCGGATTTCGTGATCGCCAACGGCGAGAACGCGGCGGCCGGGTTCGGCATCACCGCCTCCGTAGCCGAGGAGATCCTGGCGCCCGGCGTGGATGTCATTACGACCGGAAACCATGTGTGGAATAAGAAGGAGGCGGAGCAGTTCCTGGCGCAGGAGTCGCGGGTGCTGCGCCCGGCCAACTATCCGCCGGAGGCACCCGGGCGCGGGGCTGGGGTGTTCGAGTCACGCAGCGGCGTGCCGGTGGCGGTTATCAACCTATGCGGGCGGGTATTCATGGAGTGTCTTGACTGCCCGTTCCGCGAGGTCGAGCGGCAGATCGCCGAGTTGGGGGAGGCCGCCCGGGCGATCGTGGTGGACATGCACGGCGAGGCGACCAGCGAGAAGCTGGCGATGGGATGGATGGTGGACGGGCGGGTGAGCGCGGTGATCGGCACCCACACGCACGTGCAGACGGCGGACGCGCAGGTGATGCCGGGGGGTACCGCGTATATAACGGACGTCGGCATGGTCGGGCCGCGGGATTCGGTGCTTGGGATCGAGCCGAGCACGGTGATCGAGCGGTTCACGCGGCAGATGCCGAAGAAATTCGAGTTGGCGCGGGGGCCGGTCGTAATCGGCGCCGCTGTGATTGAGATTGACGAGGAAACCGGCCGCGCCCGCAGCATCAAGACGCTTCAGGAGGTCGAGCCCGATCCGCTTGTCGAGTCGGCCGCTGAGGGGCAGAACTAG
- the rny gene encoding ribonuclease Y: protein METQYIVLSVVGWIVVLALAWLIGSKQSQRAGAKLREASRILEDAQKEIDGLKKEALLEAKDEAHRLRTEIDRENRERRSEIQRAERRIAQKEENLERKLDGAEKRERALNGREKDLDRMRQEIVEVKERELAELARISGVTPQEAKALLLEQVENEVRHEAAKLAREIEEAAREEAENKARDILAMAIQRCAVDQAAETTVSVVPLPSDEMKGRIIGREGRNIRAFEAETGVDLIIDDTPEAVVLSAFDPVRREIARTTLSYLINDGRIHPGRIEETVARARKEVEKKIEEAAEQAVLETGVTGLPKDVMRQLGKLKFRTSYGQNVLDHSIEVAHLCGVMAGELHASVAVAKRAGLLHDIGKSVDFEVEGTHAAIGADLARHHKENDEVIHAISAHHAEEPFRTVEAVLVQAGDAVSASRPGARKETLETYIKRLENLEKIAESCAGVDKCFAIQAGREVRIIVKPEDVDDLAAGRLAKEIVHNIEEGLDYPGQIKVTVIRETRAVEYAK from the coding sequence ATGGAAACGCAGTATATCGTTCTATCGGTAGTCGGTTGGATCGTGGTGCTCGCGCTCGCATGGCTGATCGGGAGCAAGCAATCGCAGCGAGCGGGCGCGAAGCTGAGGGAGGCGAGCCGCATCCTGGAGGATGCCCAGAAGGAGATAGATGGGCTCAAGAAGGAGGCGTTGCTCGAAGCCAAGGACGAGGCGCACCGGCTGCGCACGGAGATAGACCGGGAGAACCGGGAGCGCAGGAGCGAAATCCAGCGCGCGGAGCGCCGGATTGCACAGAAGGAGGAGAATCTCGAGCGCAAGCTCGACGGTGCCGAGAAGCGCGAACGCGCCCTCAATGGGCGCGAGAAGGACCTCGACCGCATGCGGCAGGAGATCGTCGAGGTCAAAGAGCGTGAACTCGCCGAGCTGGCGCGGATTTCGGGGGTCACGCCGCAAGAGGCGAAGGCACTGCTGCTCGAGCAGGTCGAGAACGAGGTTCGCCACGAGGCCGCCAAACTCGCACGGGAGATCGAGGAGGCGGCTCGCGAGGAGGCCGAGAACAAGGCGCGCGATATCCTGGCGATGGCAATTCAGCGCTGCGCGGTTGACCAGGCAGCGGAGACCACCGTGTCCGTCGTGCCCCTTCCGAGCGACGAGATGAAGGGGCGCATCATCGGGCGCGAGGGGCGCAACATCCGCGCCTTCGAGGCGGAAACCGGCGTGGATCTGATCATTGACGACACGCCGGAGGCGGTCGTACTATCGGCGTTCGACCCGGTGCGCCGCGAGATCGCCCGCACCACCCTGTCGTATCTGATCAACGACGGGCGGATCCATCCCGGGCGCATCGAGGAGACGGTGGCGCGGGCGCGCAAGGAGGTCGAGAAGAAGATCGAGGAGGCGGCCGAGCAGGCGGTGCTCGAGACCGGCGTGACCGGCTTGCCCAAGGATGTGATGCGGCAGCTGGGCAAGCTCAAGTTCCGCACTAGCTACGGGCAGAACGTGCTCGATCATTCGATCGAGGTCGCCCACCTATGCGGGGTGATGGCAGGAGAGCTGCACGCGTCGGTCGCGGTCGCGAAGCGTGCCGGCCTGCTGCACGATATCGGCAAGTCGGTTGATTTCGAAGTCGAAGGCACCCACGCGGCCATCGGCGCGGATCTCGCGCGCCATCACAAGGAGAACGACGAGGTCATCCACGCGATCTCGGCGCACCACGCCGAGGAGCCGTTCCGGACGGTCGAGGCGGTGTTGGTGCAGGCCGGGGACGCGGTGTCGGCCTCGCGCCCGGGCGCACGCAAGGAGACGTTGGAGACGTATATCAAGCGCCTGGAGAACCTGGAGAAGATAGCGGAGTCGTGCGCCGGGGTGGACAAGTGCTTCGCGATTCAAGCGGGGCGCGAGGTGCGCATCATCGTCAAGCCGGAGGACGTGGACGACCTCGCCGCGGGGCGGCTGGCGAAGGAGATCGTGCACAACATCGAGGAAGGGCTGGACTACCCGGGACAGATCAAGGTCACGGTCATCCGGGAGACCCGCGCCGTGGAATATGCGAAGTAA
- a CDS encoding regulatory protein RecX, protein MGYRARSRWELAERLARKGFAEPVIRAAVDALEMAGLVDDEAFARAWMRERLANNPRGSLVVRWELRRKGVDEEIIQRAIEEEMGVERELDAALRVAARYAARPGEDEAGSLRRLAAALRRRGFTFEVIDAALARARRERSAS, encoded by the coding sequence TTGGGGTACCGCGCGCGGAGCCGGTGGGAGCTGGCCGAGCGGCTAGCGCGCAAGGGGTTCGCGGAGCCGGTGATTCGCGCGGCGGTGGATGCGCTGGAAATGGCGGGGCTGGTAGATGATGAGGCGTTCGCCCGCGCGTGGATGCGGGAGCGCCTGGCGAACAACCCTCGGGGCTCGTTGGTGGTGCGCTGGGAGCTGCGCCGCAAGGGGGTAGATGAAGAGATCATCCAGCGAGCGATCGAGGAAGAAATGGGCGTGGAGCGGGAACTGGATGCCGCACTGAGAGTGGCCGCCAGGTACGCGGCGCGGCCGGGCGAGGATGAAGCAGGAAGCCTGAGGCGCCTGGCCGCAGCGCTGCGGCGGCGAGGGTTTACGTTTGAGGTGATAGATGCGGCGCTCGCACGGGCGCGCCGGGAGCGGAGCGCTTCGTAG
- the recA gene encoding recombinase RecA, producing MMSDKAKALELAIGQIEKQFGKGSVMRLGEASSRLSVDAIPTGALTLDLALGVGGVPRGRIIEIFGNEASGKTTLAYHIVAEAQKRGGTAAFIDAEHALDPAYAKAVGVNVDELLLSQPDTGEQALDIADMLVRSGAIDIFVVDSVAALVPQTELEGEMGDSHVGLQARLMSKAMRKLSGSLATTRTVGVFLNQLREKIGIMFGNPEVTPGGRALKFWSSVRIELRRVENLKSGTQVIGARSRARVVKNKVAPPFRQAEFDMIYGKGISHGGCILDVGLGLGLITKSGAFLSYGDTRLGQGRENARETLESNAELAQEIEDRIRQQVGADGASAADEDDAAAEE from the coding sequence ATGATGTCGGACAAAGCGAAGGCGTTGGAGCTGGCCATCGGCCAGATCGAGAAGCAATTCGGCAAGGGTTCAGTCATGCGCCTCGGCGAGGCGTCGTCGCGGCTGTCGGTGGATGCGATTCCGACGGGTGCGCTGACGCTCGACCTCGCGCTGGGTGTCGGGGGCGTGCCGCGCGGGAGGATTATCGAGATTTTCGGGAACGAGGCCTCGGGGAAGACCACGCTTGCATATCACATCGTCGCCGAAGCGCAGAAGCGCGGGGGAACCGCCGCGTTCATCGACGCGGAACACGCGCTCGATCCCGCGTACGCCAAGGCGGTCGGGGTCAACGTTGACGAGCTTCTGCTGTCACAGCCCGACACCGGGGAGCAGGCGCTGGATATCGCCGACATGCTGGTGCGCAGCGGCGCGATTGACATTTTCGTGGTGGACTCGGTCGCCGCGCTGGTTCCCCAGACGGAGCTGGAAGGGGAAATGGGCGATTCGCACGTCGGGCTCCAAGCGCGGCTGATGAGCAAGGCGATGCGCAAGCTCTCGGGATCGCTGGCGACGACGCGCACGGTTGGGGTCTTCCTGAACCAGCTCCGCGAGAAGATCGGCATCATGTTCGGCAATCCGGAAGTCACGCCCGGCGGCCGCGCGCTCAAGTTCTGGTCGTCGGTGCGCATCGAGCTGCGGCGGGTGGAGAACCTCAAGTCCGGGACGCAGGTCATCGGCGCGCGCAGCCGCGCGCGGGTAGTCAAGAACAAGGTCGCGCCGCCGTTCCGGCAGGCCGAGTTCGACATGATCTACGGCAAGGGGATATCCCACGGCGGTTGCATTCTCGACGTCGGCCTGGGGCTCGGGCTGATCACCAAGTCGGGGGCGTTTCTCAGCTACGGCGATACCCGCCTCGGGCAGGGGCGCGAGAACGCACGAGAGACATTGGAGAGCAACGCGGAGCTGGCCCAGGAGATCGAGGATCGCATCCGCCAGCAGGTCGGCGCCGACGGGGCCAGTGCGGCGGATGAAGATGACGCGGCGGCCGAGGAATAG
- the thpR gene encoding RNA 2',3'-cyclic phosphodiesterase — protein MRAFVAVNLDGNLRQAIGEAQGSLRRTGGDVKWVRPDNMHLTLKFLGWVDDARLAPIVEAVRPAVEAEAPFRLRIEGTGGFPSATAPRVIWVGVKEGAEELARLAERVEAALEPLGFDREARGFSPHVTVGRCRSAGGRDGLAAEIRAMRERPFGEMEVRRVELMRSDLRPTGPIYTSQHAFDLAGAPTEQGEG, from the coding sequence ATGCGGGCTTTCGTGGCCGTCAACCTGGACGGGAACCTACGCCAGGCCATCGGTGAGGCGCAGGGTTCGCTGCGACGCACGGGCGGCGACGTCAAGTGGGTGCGCCCGGACAACATGCACCTGACGCTCAAGTTCCTGGGGTGGGTGGATGACGCGCGGCTGGCGCCGATCGTCGAGGCGGTGAGGCCGGCCGTGGAAGCGGAGGCGCCGTTCCGCCTGCGGATCGAGGGCACGGGCGGGTTCCCGTCGGCAACAGCGCCGCGGGTGATCTGGGTGGGAGTCAAAGAGGGCGCGGAGGAGCTTGCGCGGCTGGCGGAGCGGGTAGAGGCGGCGCTGGAGCCATTGGGATTTGACAGGGAAGCGCGGGGGTTCAGCCCGCATGTCACAGTGGGCCGGTGCCGCAGCGCGGGCGGGCGTGACGGGCTCGCCGCCGAGATACGGGCGATGCGCGAGCGGCCGTTTGGTGAGATGGAGGTCAGGCGCGTCGAGCTGATGCGCAGCGACCTGCGCCCGACGGGACCCATCTATACGAGTCAGCATGCGTTTGATCTCGCGGGAGCGCCGACGGAGCAGGGAGAGGGATGA
- a CDS encoding competence/damage-inducible protein A translates to MRAEILSVGTELLLGQIVNTNAAYLSRRLPDVGIDVYRHVTVGDNVERIRAAVRDGLNHADAVIVTGGLGPTADDVTSEAIALALNRELIFDESCARRIRSLLETRGIPVLDSHMKQARVPAGSRIMPNPVGSAPGFMVEEDGHVVCALPGVPREMEAMAEESLLPELRRLSPDSVIRSRVLRFVGIGESTLENLIGDLVAAQSNPTIALLACTGEVHVRLTAKAADADAAEAMLDPLEAAVRERAGGFMYGRDEESLEAAVGERLRVAGLTLGAAESCTGGLIGHRITQVPGSSDYFLGSLVTYGNRAKVELLGVAETVLEEHGAVSEPTALAMAAGARRVLGSDVAVSVTGIAGPSGGTARKPVGLTYIGFCGPDGEKCEEHRFGGARDMIKSRAANAALALVLSEAERLARARAED, encoded by the coding sequence ATGCGAGCGGAAATCCTCTCGGTAGGAACCGAGCTTCTCCTTGGTCAGATCGTCAACACCAACGCCGCCTACCTGTCGCGCAGACTGCCGGACGTCGGCATAGACGTCTATCGGCACGTCACGGTCGGTGACAACGTTGAGCGCATCCGCGCGGCGGTGCGTGACGGGCTGAACCACGCCGACGCCGTGATCGTAACCGGCGGCCTCGGCCCGACGGCCGATGATGTCACGTCGGAGGCGATCGCGCTCGCCCTCAACCGCGAACTCATCTTCGACGAATCCTGCGCGAGACGTATTCGGTCGCTCCTCGAGACCCGCGGCATCCCCGTCCTCGACAGCCACATGAAGCAGGCGCGCGTGCCCGCGGGATCACGCATCATGCCCAACCCCGTCGGCAGCGCTCCGGGCTTCATGGTCGAAGAGGATGGCCATGTCGTGTGCGCCCTGCCCGGCGTGCCCAGAGAAATGGAGGCGATGGCCGAGGAGAGCCTACTGCCGGAGCTGCGCCGCCTGTCGCCGGACAGCGTCATCCGATCGCGGGTGCTCAGGTTCGTCGGTATCGGCGAATCCACGCTGGAGAATCTAATCGGGGATCTGGTTGCGGCGCAGAGCAATCCCACCATTGCGCTCCTCGCGTGTACCGGCGAGGTGCACGTGCGCCTGACCGCGAAGGCGGCGGACGCGGACGCGGCGGAGGCGATGCTCGATCCCCTCGAAGCGGCGGTGCGGGAGCGCGCCGGGGGATTCATGTACGGCCGCGACGAGGAGTCGTTGGAGGCGGCTGTCGGCGAGCGCCTGCGGGTGGCCGGGCTGACCCTCGGGGCCGCTGAATCGTGCACCGGGGGCCTGATCGGCCACCGGATAACGCAAGTTCCGGGCAGCTCGGACTACTTTCTCGGTTCGCTTGTAACGTACGGCAATCGCGCGAAGGTGGAGTTGCTCGGCGTTGCGGAGACGGTGCTGGAGGAACACGGAGCGGTGAGCGAGCCGACCGCCCTCGCGATGGCTGCGGGAGCGCGCCGGGTGCTTGGGTCGGATGTCGCGGTTTCGGTAACGGGGATTGCCGGCCCTTCGGGCGGCACGGCGCGGAAGCCGGTCGGCCTGACGTACATTGGCTTCTGCGGCCCGGACGGGGAGAAGTGCGAGGAACACCGTTTTGGCGGCGCGCGTGACATGATCAAGTCGCGAGCGGCGAACGCGGCGTTGGCGTTGGTGCTGAGCGAGGCCGAGAGGCTAGCACGGGCGCGCGCAGAAGACTAG
- a CDS encoding acylphosphatase, with the protein MPDQRLHATIRGRVQAVGFRAFVQRRAIELGLTGWVRNTVGDEVEVVAEGREKSLQALLGHLRRGPASARVEAVDAQWRAAIGEFRSFRITY; encoded by the coding sequence ATGCCCGATCAACGGCTCCACGCTACAATCCGGGGCAGGGTGCAAGCGGTAGGCTTTCGCGCGTTCGTCCAGCGCCGGGCGATTGAGCTGGGGCTGACCGGCTGGGTGCGCAACACGGTCGGCGACGAGGTCGAGGTGGTCGCCGAGGGGCGTGAGAAGTCGCTGCAGGCCTTACTGGGGCATCTGCGCCGCGGGCCAGCGAGCGCGCGCGTCGAGGCGGTTGACGCACAGTGGCGGGCGGCGATCGGCGAGTTCAGGTCATTTCGGATCACCTATTGA
- the holA gene encoding DNA polymerase III subunit delta, with amino-acid sequence MPKLSAAQFHKQGYDPQGQWCLLHGPEYELKLRVRNGIVERLVSPEDRDYAVETFVVGKGVRAAAISGRAQTAASLSPVRVLVVDGVENMTNAEQRELASNLRAAPGTTVILTEGARGQRSERRRSAGGEAKSRLSAELIKAVAESGSVVECAAMRREEAAAWAADYAQSLGSTMKPAVAALLTERVGTDLGRIAREVEKLVLVASEGSGISKRHVEELTVRAPEDNVFAVGDAIGAGDADQALAVLRDLVQYQGVEPTTALAFIARQFRLIWQTKVLLDTGWRPGKEPSDEAEALLPEDADIRRYLSSRQWLVNRLAGQARRFSWPQLAYALRRVLAAELALKGIGEGVSEPRMALELLVAGLCRRRSGAGAAAADARSTRGTGATPRP; translated from the coding sequence ATGCCTAAGCTTTCCGCCGCCCAATTCCACAAGCAGGGATACGATCCGCAGGGCCAGTGGTGTCTGCTGCATGGCCCCGAGTACGAACTGAAGCTGCGGGTGCGCAACGGGATCGTGGAACGCCTGGTTTCGCCCGAGGACCGCGACTATGCGGTGGAGACTTTCGTCGTCGGCAAAGGAGTCAGGGCGGCCGCGATCTCGGGTAGGGCGCAGACAGCCGCGAGCCTGAGTCCCGTCCGCGTGCTCGTGGTGGACGGCGTGGAGAACATGACGAATGCCGAACAGCGCGAACTGGCGAGCAATCTGCGCGCGGCGCCGGGCACGACGGTGATTCTCACGGAGGGAGCGCGCGGCCAGCGATCCGAGCGCCGGAGGTCAGCCGGCGGAGAGGCGAAGAGCCGCTTGAGCGCGGAGTTGATTAAGGCGGTCGCGGAGTCGGGCAGCGTAGTCGAATGCGCCGCGATGAGGCGGGAGGAGGCTGCCGCGTGGGCTGCCGACTACGCGCAATCCCTGGGCAGCACCATGAAGCCGGCCGTCGCCGCGCTGTTGACCGAGCGCGTCGGCACCGACCTCGGTAGGATCGCACGTGAGGTCGAGAAGCTTGTGCTGGTCGCATCGGAGGGGAGCGGCATATCCAAGCGCCACGTTGAGGAGTTGACGGTACGTGCCCCTGAGGATAATGTCTTCGCGGTGGGCGACGCCATCGGCGCCGGCGATGCGGATCAGGCGCTGGCGGTGCTGCGCGATCTCGTGCAATACCAAGGCGTCGAACCGACCACGGCGCTGGCTTTCATCGCCCGCCAGTTTCGGCTCATCTGGCAGACTAAGGTGCTGCTCGATACGGGCTGGCGCCCGGGGAAGGAACCCTCAGATGAGGCCGAGGCCTTGCTGCCGGAGGACGCCGACATACGGCGCTATCTGTCCAGCCGCCAGTGGCTGGTCAACCGACTGGCGGGACAGGCGCGGCGGTTCTCGTGGCCGCAGTTGGCCTACGCGCTGCGCCGCGTGCTCGCGGCGGAGCTTGCCCTGAAGGGCATCGGCGAGGGTGTGTCGGAGCCGCGGATGGCGCTGGAACTGCTCGTTGCGGGGCTATGTCGGCGGCGATCGGGCGCGGGCGCGGCCGCTGCGGACGCGAGAAGCACCCGCGGCACCGGTGCGACACCCCGCCCGTGA
- a CDS encoding AGE family epimerase/isomerase, with protein FAEYAQLYLTNLLDDVLPFWQKHSLDRECGGYFTCLDRAGDVYDTDKFVWLQAREVWTFSMLYNRFERRDEWLSIARHGAEFLRAHGMDGEGNWYFALDRRGNPLVQPYNIFSDAFAAMAFSQYALATGDEAAKELALTTYHNVWRRKDNPKGKYSKAVPGTRPLRPFAIPMILSNLTLEMEWLLGEEETWGLVDRCVDEVMTLFVDDERGLIFENVLAEGAHCDCFDGRLINPGHGIEGMWFIMDIARRKRDDALIAKCVDLALSILEFGWDKQHGGIFYFLDAEGKPPQQLEWDQKLWWVHLETLVATAMGYLLTGRKECWEWYERVHEYAWERFPDPEYGEWYGYLDRRGEVLLPLKGGKWKGCFHVPRALYECYRLFSEMSGGVLDG; from the coding sequence TTCGCGGAGTACGCTCAGCTCTACCTCACCAATCTGCTTGACGACGTGCTGCCGTTCTGGCAGAAGCATTCCCTCGACCGGGAGTGCGGCGGATACTTCACCTGCCTCGACCGCGCGGGCGATGTGTACGATACCGACAAGTTCGTGTGGCTCCAGGCGCGCGAGGTGTGGACGTTCTCGATGCTGTACAACCGCTTCGAGCGGCGGGATGAATGGCTCAGCATCGCGCGCCACGGGGCGGAGTTCCTGCGCGCGCACGGGATGGACGGGGAAGGCAACTGGTATTTCGCGCTGGATCGGCGGGGCAATCCGCTGGTGCAGCCGTACAACATCTTCTCTGATGCGTTCGCGGCCATGGCGTTCAGTCAGTATGCGCTGGCGACCGGAGATGAGGCGGCGAAGGAGCTTGCGCTCACGACCTATCATAACGTCTGGCGGCGCAAGGACAATCCCAAGGGGAAGTACTCGAAGGCCGTGCCGGGCACGCGCCCGCTGCGCCCGTTCGCGATCCCGATGATCCTGTCGAACCTGACCCTGGAGATGGAATGGCTGCTCGGCGAGGAGGAGACGTGGGGACTGGTTGACCGCTGCGTGGACGAGGTCATGACGCTGTTCGTTGACGACGAGCGCGGCCTGATATTCGAGAACGTGCTGGCAGAGGGGGCTCACTGTGACTGCTTCGACGGCCGGCTCATCAACCCCGGACACGGCATCGAGGGCATGTGGTTTATCATGGACATCGCGAGGCGCAAGAGGGATGACGCGCTCATTGCGAAGTGCGTCGATCTCGCGCTGAGCATTCTCGAGTTCGGATGGGACAAGCAGCACGGCGGGATCTTCTACTTCCTCGACGCGGAGGGCAAGCCGCCGCAGCAACTGGAGTGGGATCAGAAGCTGTGGTGGGTGCATCTGGAGACGCTGGTGGCGACGGCAATGGGCTACCTGCTCACGGGGCGCAAGGAATGCTGGGAGTGGTATGAGCGGGTGCATGAGTATGCGTGGGAGCGATTTCCGGACCCGGAGTACGGGGAGTGGTACGGGTATCTCGACCGGCGCGGCGAAGTGCTGCTGCCGCTGAAGGGCGGGAAGTGGAAGGGGTGTTTCCATGTCCCCCGCGCGCTGTACGAGTGCTATCGGTTGTTCTCGGAGATGTCGGGGGGAGTACTCGACGGGTGA
- a CDS encoding alpha-2-macroglobulin — protein sequence AAMLRPPAVLQAGRMEKAVAAEAAPGAAAAEPVLVRQYFPETMFFEPALITDERGRATLDLTMADSITTWRMSTMASSLKGQLGSRDMALRVFQDFFIDIDLPVALTQNDEVSIPVAIYNYLPRAQEIALELEPGDWFELLDEAQKSVAIRAEDVGVIYYRLRVNEIGNHRLTVTARGSEMSDAMQRQIEVVPDGKEIREVVNDRIDADVTRTVVIPEEAIAEANNILVKIYPGIFSQAVEGLDSMLRMPFGCFEQTSSVTYPNVLVLDYLKTTGQVSPELQMKAEGFINVGYQRLVSYEVPGGGFSWFGNAPAHQVLTAYGLMEFSDMSEVYEVDPAVIQRTQNWLAGRQQADGTWPLDKEGIAEGIINRQTDVFRTAAYITWALAESGYRGESTSKGVSYIRANFAKQDDPYALAVVANAFLTIDPNDPDGKTVVDMLAEKAVEDDKVAYWQGAAPTFTGAAEEKADLETTALAAYALVKSGRHIGLTNKAMNYLIQAKDSYGTWHTTQATVWALKVMLLAMGKATEEINAELKVSINGKQAAALAITPEDYDVMRQVDLKGLVRPGKNEIKIGFSGKGSALYQIVSIFYIPWQRIAAPPREALDITVSYDKTRLAQDDTATCSVRVVNNTGKVAEMVIIDLGIPPGFEVMAEDLQRMVDKGVFQKFTLAARQIIIYLEEIPPKPPLEFSCGVRAKFPIRAKTPQSRVYKYYNPEVEAIAQPVEMVIEGK from the coding sequence CGCTGCGATGCTGCGCCCCCCAGCCGTCCTCCAGGCAGGCAGGATGGAGAAGGCGGTGGCTGCGGAGGCCGCTCCTGGCGCAGCGGCGGCGGAGCCGGTGCTCGTGCGCCAGTACTTCCCGGAGACGATGTTCTTCGAGCCCGCGCTGATCACCGACGAGCGCGGCCGCGCGACACTCGACCTGACCATGGCCGACTCGATCACGACCTGGCGCATGAGCACGATGGCGTCGTCGCTCAAGGGGCAACTCGGCAGCCGCGACATGGCGCTGCGGGTGTTCCAGGACTTCTTCATTGACATTGACCTGCCGGTGGCGCTGACGCAGAACGACGAGGTGTCGATACCGGTGGCGATCTACAACTACCTGCCGCGGGCGCAAGAGATCGCGCTCGAACTGGAGCCCGGCGACTGGTTCGAGCTGCTCGACGAGGCGCAGAAGTCGGTGGCGATTAGGGCTGAGGATGTCGGCGTGATCTACTACCGCCTGCGCGTGAACGAGATCGGCAACCATCGGCTCACGGTGACCGCGCGGGGCAGCGAGATGTCGGACGCGATGCAGCGGCAGATCGAAGTCGTGCCCGACGGCAAGGAGATCCGCGAGGTCGTCAACGACCGCATTGACGCCGATGTGACGCGCACGGTCGTCATCCCCGAGGAGGCGATCGCGGAGGCAAACAACATTCTGGTCAAGATCTACCCCGGCATCTTCAGCCAGGCGGTCGAGGGGCTCGACAGCATGCTGCGCATGCCGTTCGGGTGTTTCGAGCAGACATCGTCGGTGACGTATCCGAACGTGCTCGTGCTCGATTACCTGAAGACGACCGGGCAGGTCAGCCCTGAGCTGCAGATGAAAGCCGAGGGGTTCATCAACGTCGGCTATCAGCGGTTGGTGTCGTACGAGGTGCCGGGCGGCGGGTTCTCGTGGTTCGGCAACGCGCCGGCGCACCAGGTGCTGACCGCGTACGGGCTGATGGAATTCTCGGACATGTCTGAGGTCTACGAGGTTGACCCGGCGGTGATCCAGCGCACGCAGAACTGGCTGGCCGGGAGGCAGCAGGCGGACGGCACGTGGCCGCTCGACAAAGAGGGCATCGCCGAGGGCATCATCAATCGCCAGACCGATGTCTTTCGCACCGCGGCGTACATTACCTGGGCGCTCGCCGAGTCCGGCTACCGCGGCGAGTCGACGAGCAAGGGAGTGAGCTACATCCGCGCCAACTTCGCCAAGCAGGATGATCCGTACGCCCTGGCCGTCGTCGCGAACGCGTTCCTGACGATTGACCCGAACGACCCCGACGGGAAGACGGTGGTGGATATGCTGGCCGAGAAGGCGGTCGAGGACGACAAGGTCGCGTACTGGCAGGGCGCGGCGCCGACGTTCACCGGCGCAGCGGAGGAGAAGGCCGACCTGGAGACGACCGCGCTCGCCGCGTACGCGCTGGTCAAGTCGGGGCGGCACATCGGCCTGACCAACAAGGCGATGAACTACCTGATCCAGGCCAAGGACTCGTACGGCACGTGGCACACGACGCAGGCGACGGTGTGGGCGCTCAAGGTGATGCTGCTGGCGATGGGCAAAGCGACCGAGGAGATCAACGCCGAGTTGAAGGTGTCCATCAACGGCAAGCAGGCAGCGGCGCTGGCGATCACGCCGGAGGACTACGACGTGATGCGACAGGTTGACCTGAAGGGCCTGGTGCGACCGGGCAAGAACGAGATCAAGATCGGCTTCTCCGGCAAGGGCAGCGCGCTGTACCAGATCGTGAGTATCTTCTACATCCCGTGGCAACGGATCGCCGCCCCGCCGCGGGAAGCGCTCGACATAACGGTCAGTTACGACAAGACGCGGCTGGCGCAGGATGACACCGCGACGTGTTCCGTCCGCGTCGTCAACAACACGGGCAAGGTGGCCGAGATGGTCATCATTGACCTGGGCATCCCGCCGGGGTTCGAGGTGATGGCGGAGGATCTCCAGCGCATGGTGGACAAGGGCGTGTTCCAGAAGTTCACCCTCGCGGCGCGGCAGATCATCATCTACCTCGAGGAGATTCCGCCCAAGCCGCCGCTGGAGTTCAGTTGCGGCGTGCGGGCGAAATTCCCGATCCGGGCTAAGACGCCGCAGTCCAGGGTATACAAGTACTATAACCCCGAGGTGGAGGCCATTGCACAGCCGGTGGAGATGGTCATCGAGGGGAAATAG